A genomic segment from Xiphophorus maculatus strain JP 163 A chromosome 6, X_maculatus-5.0-male, whole genome shotgun sequence encodes:
- the nop9 gene encoding nucleolar protein 9, with translation MLAKDGEQLQKGGVRKRRHPAEDGGRAEWKKKKNRGEEEKPGQKPRGDGGRKRLDALSVGYFRRVGERLSEGFEEDEEREMFVGNVLAEVKGKAGLVATDRTGSITLQRLLPLSSPDQVGEVLAELGGESGAGFKEVSCDRCGGHVVESALRQMSRWEEFSQKDPSKEEEEESTGMLESQVLSLSQVVKDNGSEFIGHVHGSHVVRTLLHVLAGCVGPPRTEAQPGVKEHRAAPQLTDFEIPTSFWYELKSLTETLMENINLSVTDGAASAVFQTMLTVCHRKRPKLCKQLLKRTMEYLSSRSSAPGVSPLLVFLKDQASSRLIETIIQLSHKSLLRDLYKGHFKGSLVDLALHPIANFPVQRLTAASAEHKLFPKLFDELVQGVEAVLAAGHMGVIVQLAESCAESGEKQDDMMRCLLNSFHCAEPGSRHVCCLPLFMSLLTYEVYYQTDATEGSTQKEVPLTSICYHGSRLVQALARFKERSHLLSSLRTLSPADLLTMASDPSGSHVLQALITTSSDKGRGKILKRLEGQYVQMACSRLGSRVLEAAWNSAAVSQRQSIAQELVPSESKLRSDQFARHVWAKFGLSHFVHRRAHWQEIQTGESKKRKLFSDLLE, from the exons ATGCTGGCTAAAGACGGAGAACAGCTGCAGAAAGGaggagtgaggaagaggaggcacccTGCTGAAGATGGAGGAAGAGCagaatggaagaagaaaaagaacagaggtgaagaagaaaaaccagGACAAAAGCCTCGGGGAGACGGTGGCAGGAAGCGACTGGATGCTCTGAGTGTTGGCTACTTCCGCCGAGTTGGGGAACGACTGAGTGAAGGCTTTGAGGAAGATGAGGAGAGAG AGATGTTTGTGGGGAACGTCCTCGCTGAGGTGAAAGGCAAAGCCGGCCTGGTGGCCACCGACCGGACGGGAAGCATCACTCTGCAGCGGCTGCTCCCGCTGTCCAGCCCGGACCAGGTGGGGGAAGTCCTGGCCGAACTGGGCGGAGAGTCGGGGGCGGGGTTTAAGGAGGTCTCATGCGACCGCTGTGGAGGCCACGTCGTAGAGAGCGCGCTCAGACAGATGTCCAGGTGGGAGG AGTTCTCACAGAAGGATCCgtccaaagaagaagaagaggaaagcaCCGGGATGCTGGAGAGCCAGGTGTTGTCTTTAAGTCAGGTGGTGAAAGACAACGGCTCAGAATTCATCGGACACGTTCACGGCTCGCACGTGGTCCGCACACTTTTACACGTGCTGGCAGGCTGCGTCGGACCTCCTCGCACCGAAGCCCAGCCAG GTGTAAAGGAGCACAGGGCGGCCCCCCAGCTGACCGACTTTGAGATTCCCACCTCGTTCTGGTACGAGCTGAAGAGCCTCACCGAGACCTTGATGGAAAATATTAATC TGAGCGTTACAGATGGAGCTGCCAGTGCCGTGTTCCAGACCATGCTGACTGTGTGTCACAGAAAACGACCCAAACTGTGCAAACAGCTCCTGAAGCGCACCATGGAGTACCTGAGCAGCCGCAGCTCGGCCCCCGGAGTCAG TCCGCTGCTGGTCTTCCTGAAGGACCAGGCCTCCAGTCGCCTCATAGAGACGATCATCCAGCTGTCCCACAAATCTCTTCTCCGTGACCTTTACAAAGGCCACTTCAAGGGCAGTCTGGTTGACCTCGCCCTCCATCCTATCGCCAACTTCCCCGTCCAGAGGCTGACAGCCGCCTCGGCCGAGCATAAACTG TTCCCGAAGCTGTTCGACGAGCTGGTCCAGGGCGTGGAGGCCGTCTTGGCCGCGGGTCACATGGGCGTGATCGTCCAGCTGGCGGAAAGCTGCGCAGAAAGCGGCGAGAAGCAGGACGACATGATGCGGTGCCTACTGAAC TCTTTCCACTGCGCCGAGCCCGGCTCTCGACACGTCTGCTGCCTGCCGCTCTTTATGTCCTTGCTCACTTATGAGGTGTATTACCAGACTGATGCAACAGAGGGCAGCACACAGAAAGAG GTTCCGCTGACTTCCATCTGCTACCACGGTTCCCGGCTGGTCCAAGCGCTGGCCAGGTTTAAGGAGCGCTCTCACCTCCTCAGCAGCCTGCGCACCCTGAGCCCCGCCGACCTCCTCACCATGGCCTCCGACCCCTCCGGCAGCCACGTCCTGCAGGCCCTCATCACCACATCCAGTGACAAAGGCAGGGGCAAGATTCTCAAGAGACTGGAG GGCCAGTACGTGCAGATGGCCTGCTCCAGGCTCGGAAGCCGAGTCCTGGAAGCCGCGTGGAACAGCGCTGCGGTCAGCCAGAGGCAAAGCATCGCGCAGGAGCTCG TTCCCAGCGAAAGTAAGCTGAGGTCCGATCAGTTCGCTCGTCACGTTTGGGCGAAGTTCGGCCTCTCCCACTTTGTCCACAGGAGAGCCCACTGGCAGGAAATCCAGACGGGAGAGTCCAAGAAACGAAAACTTTTCAGCGACCTTCTggaataa